One genomic segment of Hordeum vulgare subsp. vulgare chromosome 2H, MorexV3_pseudomolecules_assembly, whole genome shotgun sequence includes these proteins:
- the LOC123428064 gene encoding probable protein phosphatase 2C 45, which translates to MGYLSTVIGHPTDGSPVSGGGLSQNSKFSYGYASSLGKRASMEDFYETRIESVDGQLIGLFGVFDGHGGAKVAEYVKHNLFSHLLRHPKFMSDTKVAIDDSYKSTDSEFLESDSTQNQCGSTASTAVLVGDRLFVANVGDSRAIICRAGNAVPVSKDHKPDQTDERQRIEEAGGFVMWAGTWRVGGVLAVSRAFGDKLLKQYVVVDPEIREEIVDESLEFLILASDGLWDVVSNEEAVDMTRSIQDPEEAAKRLLQEAYKRESSDNITCVVVRFFHGQGSSGPA; encoded by the exons ATGGGGTACCTCAGCACCGTCATCGGCCACCCCACCGACGGATCGCCCGTCAGCGGCGGCGGCCTCAG CCAGAATAGTAAGTTTAGCTATGGTTATGCGAGCTCCCTGGGTAAAAGGGCTTCCATGGAAGACTTTTATGAGACAAGAATTGAAAGTGTCGATGGGCAGCTTATTGGTTTATTTGGAGTTTTTGATG GTCATGGTGGTGCTAAAGTAGCAGAGTATGTGAAACACAACCTCTTCAGTCATCTTCTTAGGCATCCAAAGTTCATGAGTGACACAAAAGTGGCTATAG ATGATTCTTATAAAAGTACCGACAGTGAGTTCTTGGAATCTGACAGTACTCAAAACCAGTGTGGGTCAACCGCATCAACTGCTGTACTTGTTGGTGATCGTCTCTTTGTCGCAAATGTTGGAGACTCGAGGGCTATCATATGCAGGGCAGGAAATG CTGTGCCTGTTTCGAAAGATCACAAGCCTGATCAGACAGATGAGCGGCAACGTATTGAAGAAGCTGGAGGTTTTGTTATGTGGGCAG GAACATGGCGCGTTGGTGGTGTACTTGCTGTTTCTCGTGCTTTTGGTGACAAGCTCTTAAAGCAATATGTAGTTGTGGATCCAGAGATCCGG gAGGAAATCGTTGATGAGTCCCTGGAGTTTCTCATCCTTGCAAGCGATGGACTTTGGGATGTGGTCTCTAACGAG GAGGCTGTCGACATGACCCGGTCGATACAAGACCCAGAGGAAGCTGCGAAGAGGCTCTTGCAGGAGGCCTACAAGCGGGAGAGCAGCGACAACATAACCTGCGTCGTTGTGCGCTTCTTCCATGGTCAAGGGAGTAGCGGGCCTGCTTAA